A genomic segment from Tuwongella immobilis encodes:
- the pyk gene encoding pyruvate kinase encodes MRRRTRIVATLGPAADPPEILAALIEAGVDIARINFSHGSAEEHLDRIERFRQAARAAGRNVAVLADLPGPKLRCKMPQPLTLTPGHDVTFSMLAKAEYPDDIALTEPELLRDVQPGHRILLDDGRLQLEAIRFEGYRLVARVKVGGVLLPNKGINLPDSPLSIEALTPRDRVALEIAARAQVDWVALSFVRDPESAQALRAEMAQFGLVCPILAKIERPEAVTTAPAIIAAFDGIMVARGDLGVEIPLERVPSVQKRLIGLARSMGKPVITATDMLDSMRMNPRPTRAEASDVANAIYDGTDAVMLSGETAVGNYPVEAVTCMHRIALETEAHLHRLGSQTALLDTPIPNQSIDDSITDMTCSLAQQLSADAIVMPTLSSRTARLLARHRPWTKLIAPTPHAHVMRQMAIIWGVIPVQMPTLEPGKGRMDAAVLSAVEAGVLEPGQLVVVLAGHPLEGGDRLPTIRVLRVGPDGRSASP; translated from the coding sequence ATGCGGCGACGGACGCGAATCGTGGCAACCCTTGGCCCCGCAGCAGATCCGCCGGAAATTTTAGCCGCGCTCATTGAAGCCGGCGTGGATATTGCCCGCATCAATTTTTCGCACGGTTCGGCCGAGGAACATCTCGACCGCATCGAGCGATTTCGACAAGCCGCCCGTGCCGCAGGGCGGAATGTGGCGGTGCTTGCGGATCTTCCCGGCCCCAAACTGCGCTGCAAGATGCCGCAGCCACTCACGCTCACTCCCGGGCATGATGTCACCTTTTCTATGTTAGCAAAAGCGGAGTATCCCGACGATATTGCGCTCACGGAACCGGAATTGCTCCGCGATGTGCAGCCCGGGCACCGGATTTTGCTCGACGATGGCCGATTGCAACTCGAAGCCATCCGCTTTGAAGGGTACCGATTGGTGGCCCGCGTGAAAGTCGGCGGGGTGTTGCTGCCCAATAAGGGCATCAATCTGCCGGATTCGCCGTTGAGCATCGAGGCGTTGACGCCCCGCGATCGCGTCGCGCTCGAAATCGCCGCTCGTGCCCAAGTCGATTGGGTGGCGTTGTCCTTTGTCCGCGATCCGGAATCCGCACAGGCATTGCGGGCGGAAATGGCCCAATTCGGCCTGGTTTGCCCGATTTTGGCGAAAATCGAACGCCCGGAAGCGGTGACGACGGCCCCAGCCATCATCGCTGCCTTCGATGGCATCATGGTCGCTCGGGGAGACCTGGGGGTCGAAATTCCCCTGGAACGCGTGCCATCGGTTCAAAAGCGGCTGATTGGTTTGGCCCGCAGCATGGGCAAGCCGGTGATTACCGCCACCGACATGCTCGATTCCATGCGGATGAATCCGCGCCCCACCCGCGCGGAGGCCAGCGACGTGGCCAACGCCATTTACGATGGCACCGATGCGGTCATGCTCTCCGGAGAAACGGCGGTCGGCAATTACCCTGTCGAAGCCGTCACCTGCATGCACCGAATTGCGCTGGAAACCGAGGCACATTTGCATCGGCTCGGCTCGCAAACTGCGCTTTTGGATACGCCGATTCCGAATCAGTCGATTGATGATTCCATCACCGATATGACCTGTTCGTTGGCGCAGCAGTTGTCGGCGGATGCGATTGTGATGCCGACGCTTTCGAGTCGAACGGCTCGGCTGTTGGCCCGCCATCGCCCCTGGACGAAGTTGATTGCCCCAACGCCGCACGCGCATGTGATGCGGCAAATGGCGATCATTTGGGGGGTGATTCCGGTGCAGATGCCGACGTTGGAGCCTGGCAAGGGGCGGATGGACGCCGCGGTGCTCTCGGCGGTCGAAGCCGGGGTGCTGGAGCCAGGGCAACTGGTGGTGGTGCTGGCCGGGCACCCGTTGGAAGGCGGGGATCGCTTGCCGACGATTCGCGTCTTGCGAGTTGGGCCGGATGGCCGCTCGGCGTCGCCCTGA
- a CDS encoding NUDIX hydrolase: MDAITIIPVATVALVRDGHLLIVRKQGTSRFMLPGGKYAAGETPLDCVRREVHEEIGIDLPAESLTLWGTFSADATNEPNWRIEATLFSATTTDTPTPCGEIAEIRWHPIAENDPTLAPLIREVVLPGLRTRGI, translated from the coding sequence ATGGATGCCATCACGATTATCCCCGTCGCCACCGTCGCCCTGGTGCGCGATGGGCATTTGCTGATTGTCCGCAAGCAAGGCACGTCGCGGTTCATGCTGCCAGGCGGAAAATACGCCGCCGGCGAGACACCGCTTGATTGTGTGCGTCGGGAAGTTCACGAAGAAATTGGCATCGACCTGCCCGCGGAATCGCTCACCCTCTGGGGCACCTTCTCTGCCGATGCCACCAACGAACCCAACTGGCGCATCGAAGCAACGCTGTTTTCCGCCACGACGACCGACACACCCACTCCATGTGGCGAAATCGCCGAAATTCGCTGGCACCCCATCGCCGAAAATGACCCCACGCTGGCACCACTGATCCGCGAAGTGGTACTGCCCGGCTTGCGCACGCGCGGCATCTGA
- a CDS encoding DUF420 domain-containing protein, with product MFTAPNVIMGLKIAVSAVTVLLIASVIAIILGRKRLHGRINLAFFVLTMVAVIFFEVIIRLINPQLTASFTPEQRQALNLHLCFSIPSAILMPFMLYSGMTHRRFHVPLAVVFSLVWLGTFITGVFTLPHTAP from the coding sequence GTGTTCACGGCTCCGAATGTCATCATGGGTCTGAAAATCGCCGTTTCGGCGGTTACGGTGCTGTTAATTGCCTCGGTCATCGCCATCATCCTGGGGCGCAAGCGGCTGCATGGCCGAATCAATCTGGCATTCTTTGTGCTGACCATGGTGGCGGTGATCTTCTTTGAAGTCATCATTCGATTGATTAATCCCCAACTGACCGCCTCGTTTACCCCCGAACAGCGGCAGGCACTGAATTTGCATTTGTGTTTCTCGATTCCCTCCGCGATTCTGATGCCATTTATGCTGTACAGTGGCATGACCCATCGGCGATTCCATGTGCCGTTGGCCGTGGTCTTTAGCCTGGTTTGGCTGGGGACATTCATCACCGGCGTCTTCACGCTGCCGCACACCGCTCCGTAA
- a CDS encoding magnesium transporter, translating to MASTQPTALPNAGLMDPVTAHVRRDYYALYPEQTVEEALATMRAFPPTGRIIYFYVLDNDHRLQGVVPTRRLLLSALEAKISEIMIRNVITIPGSATVMEALEFFGRHKLLAFPVVDEFRRLIGVIDVELYTDELEEIGKPNSDQVFQLIGMTLGKAQQANPLIAFRGRFPWLLCNVGGGLLAAFLSGIYDDTLQWHSAVLALFIPVVLALAESVSIQSVTLALDTLRHDQPTWKKLFKRLLNEMQTGLLLGLGTGILVAVTALIWKGLPDVASCILGGILGGVTAAALLGIAIPNVLRLLKRDPQLAAGPIALAGTDMVTLLVYFNLARMLMRASGVS from the coding sequence ATGGCCAGCACGCAACCCACCGCATTGCCGAACGCCGGGCTGATGGACCCTGTCACCGCGCATGTCCGTCGGGATTATTACGCGCTATATCCCGAACAGACCGTCGAGGAAGCCCTGGCGACGATGCGAGCGTTTCCACCCACGGGCCGCATCATCTATTTCTATGTGCTGGACAACGACCATCGCTTGCAAGGGGTGGTGCCCACTCGCCGATTGCTCCTTTCGGCGTTGGAAGCCAAAATTAGCGAGATCATGATTCGGAATGTCATCACCATTCCCGGATCGGCGACGGTGATGGAAGCGCTGGAGTTCTTTGGTCGCCACAAGTTACTCGCGTTCCCGGTGGTCGATGAATTCCGCCGGTTGATCGGGGTCATCGATGTCGAGTTATACACCGACGAACTCGAAGAAATCGGTAAACCCAATAGCGATCAGGTGTTCCAACTGATCGGGATGACCCTGGGCAAGGCCCAGCAAGCGAATCCGCTCATCGCCTTTCGCGGGCGGTTCCCTTGGTTATTGTGCAATGTCGGCGGCGGGTTATTGGCGGCGTTTCTGTCGGGCATTTACGATGACACGCTGCAATGGCATTCGGCGGTGCTGGCGTTGTTCATTCCGGTGGTGCTGGCGCTGGCGGAGAGCGTGAGCATTCAATCGGTGACCCTGGCGCTGGACACGTTGCGGCACGATCAGCCGACGTGGAAGAAGTTATTCAAGCGATTGCTCAACGAAATGCAGACGGGGCTGCTGCTGGGGCTGGGCACCGGAATTCTGGTGGCGGTGACGGCACTGATCTGGAAGGGATTGCCCGATGTTGCCAGTTGTATCTTGGGGGGCATTCTCGGTGGAGTAACCGCGGCGGCGTTGCTCGGGATTGCCATTCCGAATGTGCTACGATTGCTCAAACGCGATCCACAATTGGCGGCGGGACCGATTGCGCTTGCCGGCACCGATATGGTTACGCTATTGGTCTATTTTAATCTCGCACGAATGCTGATGCGTGCATCAGGAGTGAGTTAA
- a CDS encoding glycosyltransferase family 87 protein — MQSFLSSFDSPRAQRWFLFGLIGLFLVISVQYSLKVLKPRADGHTRSAILRWTPQLQALEAGENINERYNYPNPPIMAILLWPFTKLPLMGTALSWFYLKVLLTFLAVRWSFAMIETPTHPFPAWAKALTMILALRPILSDLSHGNVNLLILFLCIASLYAFSCGRDILSGVIMALAIACKLTPAMFIGYFVWKRAWRALAGTVLGLVLFFLVVPSAVLGVERNWELLNSWVDVMVKPFVVDGIITTEHPNQSIPGVLNRLLTHSPSHSDYINDAYVPLEYHNVADLAPKTVRRIVQGCMLLFAILFIVTARQSVGAGSRIERQSQRAGWPLAAEFSIILIGMLLFSERTWKHHCVTLLLPYAVLCYAFAVIPMQTWLRNGIIGTLVFSMLAMASTSSGLFGDRSAEMAQVYGGFTLALLALLSALFALLAQQTKLRVAMESATPNGVSHPESPATTLAR; from the coding sequence ATGCAGTCGTTCCTCTCCTCGTTTGATTCTCCGCGTGCCCAGCGCTGGTTTCTGTTTGGGCTGATCGGCCTGTTTCTGGTCATCAGCGTGCAATACTCGCTGAAAGTGCTCAAGCCGCGGGCCGATGGTCACACGCGCTCCGCGATTCTTCGCTGGACCCCGCAACTGCAAGCCCTGGAAGCGGGCGAAAATATCAACGAACGCTACAACTACCCGAATCCGCCGATCATGGCGATTCTGTTGTGGCCGTTCACCAAATTGCCGCTCATGGGCACCGCACTGTCGTGGTTCTATCTCAAGGTGCTGCTGACATTTCTGGCGGTGCGCTGGTCGTTCGCCATGATCGAGACGCCCACACACCCCTTCCCGGCTTGGGCCAAAGCGCTGACGATGATTCTCGCCCTGCGGCCCATCCTCAGCGATCTCTCGCACGGCAACGTCAATCTGCTGATTCTCTTTTTGTGCATCGCCAGCCTGTACGCCTTCAGCTGCGGCCGCGACATTCTCAGCGGCGTCATCATGGCATTGGCCATCGCCTGCAAATTAACCCCCGCCATGTTCATCGGCTATTTCGTCTGGAAGCGCGCCTGGCGGGCACTCGCGGGAACCGTCCTGGGATTGGTGCTGTTCTTCTTGGTGGTGCCCAGTGCGGTGCTTGGTGTCGAGCGCAACTGGGAACTGCTGAATAGTTGGGTGGATGTCATGGTCAAGCCGTTCGTGGTCGATGGCATCATCACCACGGAACATCCGAATCAGTCGATTCCCGGCGTGCTCAATCGGCTGCTCACCCATAGCCCATCGCATTCCGATTACATCAACGATGCCTACGTGCCGTTGGAATATCACAATGTCGCAGATCTGGCTCCGAAGACGGTGCGGCGAATCGTCCAGGGGTGCATGCTGCTGTTCGCCATTCTGTTCATCGTCACCGCCCGACAATCGGTGGGCGCTGGCAGCCGAATCGAGCGCCAATCGCAGCGCGCGGGCTGGCCACTGGCCGCCGAATTCAGCATCATTTTGATTGGCATGCTGCTGTTTAGCGAACGCACCTGGAAGCATCACTGCGTGACACTGCTGCTGCCGTATGCCGTGCTATGCTATGCCTTTGCGGTGATTCCCATGCAAACGTGGCTGCGCAATGGCATCATCGGCACGCTCGTGTTCTCCATGCTCGCCATGGCCAGCACTAGCAGCGGATTGTTCGGCGACCGATCCGCAGAAATGGCCCAGGTTTACGGCGGATTCACCCTGGCACTGTTGGCACTGCTATCGGCACTGTTCGCACTATTGGCCCAACAGACGAAATTGCGAGTGGCGATGGAATCCGCCACCCCCAATGGGGTGAGCCACCCGGAATCCCCTGCGACGACGTTGGCCCGCTGA
- a CDS encoding ABC transporter substrate-binding protein, producing the protein MSNLICGKCGQQLAALSSSGNLATICPACGAAITSSGTVLPVSNPGSSPENLTLASPPASNASPMATTPSVMARAMLDQTNPLGPSIPSASPLMSANPQSSLAGVVPLLQPPRNTDEIGWLLHFRVLRARGEGGMGLVLEAEDTHLNRRVALKLMRPHLAHDTSARERFLREARATAAVRSDHIVTIYEVGMVGEVPYLAMELLEGETLEAIIRRDAPLPPAKVLDYSLQMARGLATAHQRDLIHRDIKPSNLWFDSNSRRVKILDFGLARPMFDNSSMTVTGAVVGTPAYMAPEQADGEQVDGRADLFSLGCVMYELCTGRPPFTGNSAVAIMKAAAMQRHVPIEQLNPAIPSGLRSLIDRLLSKRPADRPNTAAMVVEELEAIGTLMSGVDLTRLQASGATPVVVSKPKMGVIGGIALGLLLAIGAGVIFVRSNRLVPIPDEPAEGASSGVTPIARGRGVTADSVILGMTAPFSGTGRELGRAMKLGLETHLAHQNAMGGIHGRKLKLIALDDGYEPTQAVTNLRTLLDTHQIFAMLGAVGTPTTAATLPIAQEAKLPFLGAFTGAPLLRKTPPDRLVFNFRASYEEETAAVVKYLLRTRGVKPSEIAVFAQNDSYGDAGFRGVMRMLREQGIAADKILRVGHERNSVDVKSAVDGIQARLDIRAVVMISTYRPAARFIARMRELKRELIFTNVSFVGGDALAEELREMDPKLGDGVIVTQVVPPIDSQATVVLKFREHLQRYFPNEHPNATSLEGYLTAAIFVEGMRRAGEELTPDRLVDALESIRDFDLGLGKPIAFSPSDHQGSHLVWGMVLDGKGNYQPLELD; encoded by the coding sequence GTGTCCAACCTGATTTGTGGCAAGTGTGGACAACAACTCGCAGCATTGTCATCGTCGGGCAATTTGGCGACGATTTGCCCGGCGTGCGGGGCTGCGATCACCAGCAGCGGGACCGTGTTGCCGGTGAGCAATCCTGGTTCCTCTCCGGAGAATCTCACACTGGCCTCGCCGCCAGCGTCGAACGCTTCGCCGATGGCGACCACTCCGTCGGTGATGGCGCGGGCAATGTTGGATCAGACGAATCCGTTGGGGCCGTCGATCCCCTCGGCCTCGCCGCTGATGAGTGCCAATCCGCAAAGTTCGCTGGCGGGAGTGGTGCCACTGCTGCAACCGCCGCGCAACACCGACGAAATCGGCTGGCTGCTGCATTTTCGGGTGCTGCGTGCCCGTGGGGAAGGCGGCATGGGGCTGGTGCTGGAGGCGGAAGATACGCATCTGAACCGCCGCGTGGCGCTCAAACTCATGCGACCGCATCTGGCCCACGATACCTCTGCCCGCGAGCGATTTCTCCGCGAAGCCCGAGCCACCGCCGCCGTCCGCAGTGATCATATCGTGACCATCTACGAAGTCGGCATGGTCGGTGAAGTCCCATATTTGGCGATGGAATTGCTCGAAGGCGAAACCCTGGAAGCGATCATCCGCCGCGATGCGCCGTTACCGCCGGCCAAGGTGTTGGATTATTCGCTGCAAATGGCACGCGGATTGGCCACCGCCCATCAGCGAGATTTGATTCATCGCGACATCAAACCATCGAATTTGTGGTTCGATTCGAATTCCCGCCGAGTGAAAATTCTCGATTTCGGCCTGGCGCGGCCCATGTTCGATAACTCCAGCATGACCGTCACCGGGGCCGTCGTGGGAACGCCTGCGTATATGGCCCCCGAACAGGCCGATGGCGAGCAAGTTGATGGCCGGGCGGATTTATTCAGCCTCGGCTGCGTGATGTACGAACTCTGCACGGGTCGCCCGCCGTTCACCGGCAATTCCGCGGTGGCGATCATGAAGGCCGCCGCGATGCAACGGCACGTTCCCATTGAGCAACTGAACCCCGCGATTCCCAGCGGGTTGCGCTCGCTGATTGATCGGCTGCTGTCGAAGCGGCCTGCCGATCGGCCCAACACGGCGGCGATGGTCGTTGAGGAACTCGAAGCCATTGGCACGCTGATGAGTGGCGTCGATCTGACTCGGCTGCAAGCATCTGGAGCCACTCCGGTGGTGGTCAGCAAGCCGAAAATGGGCGTCATCGGCGGGATTGCCTTGGGATTGCTGCTGGCGATTGGTGCGGGGGTGATTTTCGTGCGGTCGAATCGCTTGGTGCCGATTCCCGACGAACCCGCCGAAGGGGCTTCCAGCGGCGTCACGCCCATCGCTCGTGGTCGGGGCGTCACGGCGGATTCGGTGATTCTCGGCATGACGGCACCGTTCTCCGGCACTGGCCGCGAGTTGGGACGGGCCATGAAATTGGGCCTTGAGACACATTTGGCCCATCAAAACGCGATGGGCGGCATCCATGGTCGCAAGCTGAAATTGATCGCACTCGATGACGGCTACGAACCGACGCAAGCCGTCACCAATCTGCGAACACTGTTGGATACGCATCAGATTTTTGCGATGCTCGGCGCAGTCGGCACCCCCACCACAGCCGCGACGCTGCCAATTGCCCAGGAAGCGAAGCTACCGTTTCTCGGAGCATTCACCGGGGCACCGCTGCTGCGAAAGACGCCACCGGATCGGTTGGTGTTCAATTTTCGCGCCAGTTACGAAGAAGAAACCGCCGCCGTGGTGAAATATCTGCTGCGGACGCGCGGGGTGAAGCCGAGCGAAATTGCCGTGTTTGCCCAGAATGACAGCTACGGCGACGCCGGGTTTCGCGGGGTGATGCGGATGCTGCGGGAGCAGGGCATTGCCGCCGACAAAATTCTGCGGGTGGGGCACGAACGCAATAGCGTGGATGTGAAATCGGCCGTGGATGGAATCCAAGCTCGCCTGGATATTCGTGCGGTGGTGATGATCTCGACTTATCGCCCTGCGGCCCGCTTCATTGCCCGAATGCGGGAACTGAAGCGCGAGCTGATTTTCACCAATGTCTCGTTCGTGGGTGGCGATGCGCTGGCCGAGGAACTGCGGGAGATGGACCCCAAGTTGGGCGATGGTGTGATTGTCACGCAGGTGGTGCCGCCGATCGATTCCCAGGCGACGGTGGTGCTGAAATTCCGCGAGCATTTGCAGCGATATTTCCCGAATGAGCATCCCAACGCGACCTCGTTGGAAGGCTATCTGACGGCGGCGATTTTCGTGGAAGGGATGCGGCGGGCTGGGGAGGAACTCACGCCGGATCGCCTGGTGGATGCGTTGGAATCGATCCGCGATTTCGATTTGGGATTGGGCAAACCGATCGCCTTTTCGCCCTCCGATCACCAGGGATCGCATCTGGTTTGGGGCATGGTCTTGGACGGCAAGGGCAACTATCAACCGCTCGAACTCGACTGA
- the scpB gene encoding SMC-Scp complex subunit ScpB codes for MTDPAAEDAPLEELRKSYASLLGQDAWQVDGELDWMTDPLAAPPTSDSGATPPAGSPHDALPHSASQNDAVAGMSTALTPGNRSSDASRHPFHDAAAPEDSPAPEDSPAPEDSPANWSFPVADSMQANPPQPHSPLPTTRQPHASPTGATSMGPTMFPSRLIESDELPPSPVQLVEAMLFVGGDPLTPIQACAIIRGLTIEAFHDVIDTLNRRYRQQNRPYRIDRHGDGFRIEMRTRFRQIRQRLEGSPREARLSPAALDVLALVAYRQPIDRAAIDSIRGADSAPTLRQLVRLGLVTLNRTTKNGERIATYATTARFLELFSLRSLEDLPRLGDAQRL; via the coding sequence ATGACCGATCCCGCTGCGGAAGATGCTCCCCTGGAGGAGCTTCGCAAAAGCTACGCCTCGCTGCTGGGACAGGATGCCTGGCAGGTCGATGGCGAATTGGATTGGATGACCGATCCGCTTGCCGCCCCCCCCACCAGCGATTCCGGAGCCACTCCGCCTGCCGGATCGCCACACGATGCGCTCCCCCATTCCGCATCGCAGAATGATGCAGTTGCCGGCATGTCCACTGCGCTGACGCCGGGAAATCGCTCATCCGATGCGAGTCGGCATCCCTTTCATGATGCGGCCGCGCCAGAGGATTCGCCCGCGCCAGAGGATTCGCCCGCGCCAGAGGATTCGCCCGCGAACTGGAGTTTTCCCGTCGCCGATTCGATGCAGGCGAACCCGCCCCAACCGCATTCGCCGCTGCCGACGACCCGACAACCGCACGCTTCGCCCACTGGGGCCACGTCGATGGGGCCGACGATGTTCCCCTCGCGGCTGATCGAAAGCGACGAACTGCCGCCCTCGCCCGTGCAATTGGTGGAGGCGATGCTCTTTGTCGGCGGCGATCCGCTCACGCCAATCCAAGCCTGTGCGATTATTCGCGGGTTGACCATCGAGGCATTTCACGACGTGATTGACACGCTGAATCGCCGATACCGCCAACAGAATCGTCCCTACCGAATCGACCGGCACGGCGACGGATTTCGCATTGAGATGCGCACCCGTTTCCGCCAGATTCGGCAACGCTTGGAAGGTTCGCCTCGCGAAGCCCGCCTCAGCCCCGCCGCGCTGGATGTGCTGGCACTGGTGGCGTACCGCCAGCCAATCGACCGCGCCGCCATCGACAGCATTCGCGGTGCCGATTCCGCGCCAACGCTACGCCAACTGGTGCGCCTGGGGCTGGTCACGCTGAATCGCACCACGAAAAACGGCGAACGAATCGCCACCTACGCCACTACCGCACGCTTCCTCGAGTTATTCAGCCTGCGGAGCCTGGAAGACCTCCCCCGCCTGGGCGACGCCCAACGCCTGTAA